The DNA sequence CAGGCAATACTATTTTCTATGGGGCAGACAGCCCGCACCACATTGAAGCAACGCACACGGATGCGTCATCCTTTGTTAGCCTTCATTTCGACTGGGATTGTCCTTCGTTTGACCCGGTTCATCCAGGGGATGGAATTTGTGAATGTCCTGAATCTGCTTTGGACCAGCATCCAAAAGCCTATGTTGTAGACCTTTATGATAGTGGGAAGATGGCATTTCCTCACGTTATTGAAATGCCAGGTCTAGAGTCGCTGTTTATCCAAATTGCACGAGAATTTATGTTCGGAAGAATTGGGTATGAGGTAATCGTTCGAGGCATGCTATCGCAGCTACTCGCCATCATTCTTCGCTATCAAGCAAATGAGGGACGTTCCCCGGAGGCGCATAGAAAAATAGCCCCTGCGCTAGAAGCAGTGAAAAGACAGCTGCATTCAAGCTGGGATGCTAAGGAGCTGGCGTCCTTATGTGGCTATCATCCAGCGTACTTTGCAACATTGTTCAAGGAAGCGACAGGGCAGTCACCGAAAAATTACTTGATTCAGGAACGCATTCGCAAAGCAAAGCTACTCCTTCTTGACCCAGGAAGCATTGAATCTGTAGCAGAGCAGTTAGGCTACACAAGCCTGCATTATTTCTGCCGGAATTTTAAAGAAGTGACTGGGCAAACGCCGTCGCAATTTAGGAAAGAAAGCATTTCGCTCTAGGCCAATGAAGGCGTCCAGTGCATTTTGGCTAATGCCCTTTCTACTCCCTTAGTTGGTCATGGTCGACATTGAACCAACAAAGTCTCTCTCATTTCATTCGTTCTTTACACTAACCAAAAGCGGTAACTAGTGAGACTCCAACGGTAATGAAAACACGACGAGGTCTTTATGCGCTAGGGTGCACGGGCTCCGTCAACATACTTCGCTTTCAGTGGGGCAGGCTTCAGCTTCCTCGGAAAGCAGGCTTTCCGAGGGGATCTTCAGCTCGCGCTGATCCCACTAGAGTCTACGTATGTTGACTACGCTGATGTTTGTTTCTGCATAAATTGTTTTTATTGCGTCTCGGTCTCTCTCGTATAGAGGGTAAAAGCTGTGTTGCAACCAAATAAGGCAAGTAAGTGCAATGTTTCAAGGTAGATCACTTGGTGCCTTTTACACGAATGTCGATTGGTAAAGGAATCTTGTGCGAAAACAAGAACCATAACCCATCCTGAATAAAATAATATCTAAGTTACCTGATGGGGCACTAGGGAGAACAAACTTATTGAAAAGGACTGATGGTATGCAGAAGGTCGCTGTTGTTGGCGTCAATCATATTGGTCGAATTCATTGTAAAGTGTATGATCAAAACCCTGATTGTCAGCTTGTTGCTGTTTGCGACCTTGATCAGGCTGTCGCGGATCGAGTCGCCGCTGAGTTTCAAGTGAAGGCGTATACGGATGTGGCGATCATGTTTCAGCAGGAAGATGTAAATCTTATTAGTGTTGCAACTGCGGGTGAGGAAAATGGCAGCCATCATTACCAGCCAGTGATGGAGGCCCTTCATGCCGGAAAGCATGTCTTTGTTGAAAAGCCAATATCCAATAACATTCATGAAGCTAAAGAGATGGTGGCGTTGGCAGAAGAAAAAAACGTTTACCTTGCCTGCGACTTAAATCACCGTTTTGTGCCAGCCGCCTATACGGCCAAGGACTGGATCAAACGCGGGGAAATCGGCGATATTTTATTCGTCAATATGAAGCTGATGATCCGTAACCAGAAGGAGAGCAGCCCTTGGCTTCAGCTTCGTGCCCTTCATCCACATTCGCTGGATGTAATGCGCTATTTTGCTGGCGATGTGAAGCGCGTGCAAGCGTTCATGCTGAAAGCGCCAGGACGAGACATCTGGTCGACCGCCTCGATTCACGTCGAGTTCCGTTCGGGAGCGATCGGTCACTTAACGGGAAGCTACGACATGTCAATGCGCCATCCGATTGAACAATGCGAAGTGGGAGGAACAAAGGGGAGGTTTGTCCTCGACAATATTTACGAACACCTTCATTTGTATCCTCACGAGAAGGATGAAGCTACTGTTGTGCGGAACTCGATCATGAATGGGGTGAGCGGATTTGAAGAAACGTTCAAGCGCCGCATTGATTGTTTTATCCAAGAAATGACGGACGGCATTGCGCCAAGTGATATTGAGGCCTCAGGGGCAGATGCTCTTGCCGTGCAATTGGTCATTGAGGCAGCGATCCGTTCTCATCAAGAAGGCGGCAAGGTCATCGACGTCTCGTACGATGCATCTTATCGATAAACAAAACCGCCAATCATTGCCAAGGAGGGTTACCATTGAAAACGATCTTTATTTCATTGGATACGCTGCGTGCTGACCGCCTCGGTTGTTACGGGTATCCACTTCCAACGAGCCCTTATATGGATCAAATCGCTTCACAAGGTGTGTTGTTTGAACAGGCCTTTGCGGCTGATATTCCGACAGAGGTTGCGCATACGGGAATTTTCACGGGAAAGGTAGGGCTGACGACAGGGGTCGTCGCGCATGGCTCGGACGCTAGCTTCTTACCAAAATCTGTGCCGTGGTTACCAACGCTGCTTCGCAAAGCAGGCTATACGACGGCAGCTGTGGACAATTTATACCATTTGAAGGAATGGTTTGCACGTGGCTATCGCTACTATATCAACACCATTGGTGATACGAGGTGGATTGATGGTCGTACGATCAATGATCTTGCTTTGCCATGGATAGAGCAGCATGTTGAGGAGGATTTCTTTTTGTTTTTGCATTACTGGGATCCGCACACGCCTTATTTACCCCCAAAGCAACATACGGGGGCTTTTTACGACCAAAGAAGAGATCCCTACGACCGCAAGCATCAAAGCATGGAGGCGGCATATAATCATCGTGCGTACCCCTTTTTTAAACACCATCACTATGATTTGCTTGGTCCTGTCACGGATGCGGCGTACGTAAACGCACTGTATGACGCTGAAATTCGGTACCTTGATGGGTTGCTGGAAGAACTGGATCAGCATTTAGATCGTCTAGGAATTAAGGACGACACGCTTCTTGTCTTGTTTGGGGATCATGGTGAAAGCCTCACTGAGCATGACATCTATTGGGACCATTGCGGTCTTTATGAAACAACAGTGCGTGTGCCAATGATCCTAAGGTGGCCAGGGCAAATTCCTCAAGGACGCAGAGTGCCTGGTCTCGTTCAACAGGTGGACCTTATGCCGACGCTACTGCAGGCATTCAATTTGGATGCGCCTGTCGGAATGGATGGAAAAAGCTTATGGCCTGCGATTCAAGGGAAGACAGATGGGACACATGATACAGTGTTCTTGAGTGAATGCGCGTGGCAAGCTGCTCGAGGCATTCGCACTAGCACCCATAAGTATATTCATACCTATGATTCGGGACCTTTCGTACGTCCTACCCGTGAGCTGTACGATCTTAGGAACGACCCGGGGGAAGACGTTAATCTTGCAGCGTCGCAATCTGCGCTTGCCGATCAGTTCGAGCAGGAATTACAACAGTGGGTGGAGAAGAAACTGTTAGGAAAAACGGATCCGATGAAGGAGATTTATCAAAAGCAAGGGCTGCCCTTTCGACGAAGAATTGAAGCCATCCTCAATCAGGTGGGACTCACTTGGGAAGAGTGGCTTGAAAACCCAGATAAGGAACGATTCGACCGCTTGCACAATCAAGCGATGACACGCCAGTAAGTGTAAGGCTGACCATACACATGGAGGTGCGGTACGTGAGCATTTTAACGAGCAATGAACACTTGGACCAAAAAAGCTTTCCGTTTTCTATCCGCAAGGTGTTGCACGCTCAGGACAATGCACCTCCTGTTCATGGTCATGATTTTGTGGAGCTGATTTATGTCATTTACGGTGAGGCCAAGCACTTTTTTGAAGGTCAGCTGAACAGGCTTTGTGCTGGGGATGTGTTTATCATTAATCCTGGTGAGGTTCATACATACCATATCGAAAAAGGAAAACAAATTGAAATCGTCAATTGTTTGTTTCTTCCTGAGCTCATCCAGGACACTTGGTTAAAAGCCCTTGGCATCACACAATCAATGGACTACTTTTATGTACACCCCTTCTTAAAACCAACCGAACGCTTCCATCATTGTCTTAATCTTCGCGGCAAGGCATCGACGCATGTGCTCCATTTGCTTGAAGGGATGCACAGTGAATACGAAGCACAGCAATCTGGTTACTCCACCTTGATTCGTTTAAAACTAGTCGAACTCCTCATTTGTTTATCACGCTATTATACCGATATGACCGAAAATGCAAAGCCCTCTCCATATGAACACGACCGCCAAATGCTAATCAGACGGATGTGTGGATTTTTGGACCGCCATCACGACCAGAAAATCACGACGACGACACTAGCAGAGTTATTTAATGTAAGCACGCGACAGCTTGGCCGTGTGTTTAAAGAAGAAACGGGCATGACCATCGTGGAGATGATTCACAGCATTCGCATTGAGAAAGCCAAGTACTTGCTTGATCAAACGGACGATAAGGTGATTCACATTGCCAATAAAGTCGGCTATGAGGATCAGGCTTTTTTCAGTCGGCTTTTTCGCCGGCTTGTTGGCGTTTCACCGGGAAAGTATCGTGCGCAAGGTGTGGATGGGATGGGTCAAGAGTAATAGTCAGAAACAGAACCAATGATTAGTTTGATCATTGGCTTAGTTGGAAATCGTTAAAGTTGTACTTTTGCTCAAAAAAGTTGCACAAACAAAAGAAGAAATATTTAAAACTTAAGAAATATTGACTCAATTAAAGACGGAAGATAAAATCAATAGAACAACAGTGAGCAAATTGATCATATTGTTCTTTCAAACTGTCGATGGCAATGACTTCAATGTACAACAAACCAGATTGCTATTAACGTGCCTAGTTTCAAGAGGCGATGACTATGCTCATGGTTACCTCAGTAAATCTCACTGTCGTCTGCTTTTCGTTTATTTCAGTTTCGACTAGTAAGCCATATGGAGGTGTGGGATGAAGTCAACGTTATTTTTTGTAAGGGTTCAGTGCGTCCTCCTTGTTGTTTTGTTGGCATTGTCAGCATGTAGTAAGGCCGAAGAAACCAATAGCAACAGGTCGGAGGTAAACAACGAGCAAGAAATATCTGAAAAATCTGTCGAAGAAGTGTTTGCGAAAGATTTTCCAACGCCCGAACGCAGTAATTATCTACAAAGTCCGACGGTAGAAAAAATGGATTTACCGCCAGTGCAACAACGGCTACCTGATAATCCTAAAATCACGAATGAGATGACGGAAACGATGCTTGACTATCAAATAGGAAATTACGGTGGAACATTAAATACGGTCACAGGCTCAGTGAATTGGGATGCTGACGTCTTTGTGATGAATGTCGAGCCATTGCTGAACACGCCAGGCATTTTAGGGGAAGAGATCACTGGAAATGTTTTGGAAGGGTATGAGGTTACCCCGGATCAAAAAACGTTTACCTTTCATTTAAGAAAAGGATTGAAATGGTCAGATGGTGAACCAGTTACGATGGAAGATGTACGCTTTGCGGTTGAGGATGTGCTGTTTAATGAAGAACTTATGCCGACATTTCCATCATGGCTGAGAGCGTCAGGGAAAGCGTCAGGAGAGCCGATGTCTTTCAATGTTATTGACGAGGAAAGCTTTACAATTTCCTTTACTGAACCTTATGGTGGCTTTCCAATGCGCCTTGCGATCGAAGGTTGGAGAAACTATCACGACTTTATTAAGCCTGCCCATTATTTAAAGCCCTTTCATAAAACGTATGCCGACCCTGAAGCGTTAACAGCTGCTATTGAAGAAGCGGATTTTGAAACGGATGAAAATGGCTGGATCAACCTGTTTAATAAAAAGGATGTCATTAGCAATGAAATGGCTCATCCTGAAGCGGTTGGTTTCCCTGTCCTCTACCCTTGGACACTAGTAGAAAACAATAAGACAACGATGCTTTTTCAGCGAAATCCATATTATTTTAAAGTCGATGTCGCTGGGAAACAACTTCCGTACATTGACGAAATCCGCAGTGAGTACGTTCAAGACATGGAAATCATTAACCTGAAGGTGCTATCAGGGGAGGTTGATTTTGCCCGTGAAGCCACCGCCTTAAACAAAATGGCTTTGTACAAAAAAGGGGAAGAAAATGGAGGGTATCAAGCAGGATTGTATGATATGCACATTACTCCAACCGATTTTTTCCTTAATATGACGTATGAGGATCCAACGTGGCGTGAAGTTGTTCGCGATGAACGCTTTAGAGAAGCACTCAACTTGGCTCTAAATAAAGAAGAAATCATCGACACGATGTATTACGGATTGACAGAAACTTCAGATTTTATCTCCGATGAATTCAATGTTCAGAAAGCCAATCAATTGCTTGATGACATGGGGATGAAAATGGGCACTGATGGGTATAGAAAAGCCCCTAATGGTGAAGATTTTTCCATTCCGTTTGTCGTGCAGGATGCTGCTCCAGACATTGTTCCTTTGACACAAATCATCGTACAGCAATGGGAGGCTTTAGGGCTAAATGTCTCCATGAGGACGATAGATGGTGCTCTCTGGGGAACACGTAATGCAGCGAATGAGCTACAAGCGACAATGATCTGGACACATACACCGTTGTGGTATATGGCTGACTGGGGCGTTGAGTTCTGGGGACCCCTCTGGGAATCATGGTGGCTGACAAATGGGGCAGAAGGTGAAGAACCTCCTGATGATGTAAAGGAATTTTATCAGCTTCTTGATAAGCTTTATACAACGCCAACAGAACAGGCGGGTACAGAGGTGTTTGCGCAAATTCGTGAAGAAATGGGGGATCACCTATGGTATTTCACCCCAATACAAAATGTGAAACAGCCGTTAATTTTCTCGAAAAATTTAAGGAACTTGGCGGAGGAAGGCTACGCCATTGGTCTAAACTTCAGTGGTGAACAATTTTTCTTTGCTGACCCTTCAAAAGAATAGAGTCACTAAAATCATCGCTTTTATGTAAGCGTTATCAAAAAAGAAGATTCATGGACTATTTTTGGTGAGGGGGGAGATAAGATGTTGAGTTTCATTGGACACCGGCTACTGCAGCTTATTCCATTATTGATTGCGATCTCAATCATCATCTTTGTCATTATTCAATTGCCACCAGGCGATTATCTGACGACCTATATTCAGGAGCTGGAGCTGTCTGGAACCGCTGTTTCTGAAGGAACCGTTCAAGCTCTTCAAAAACAGTATGGACTGGATCAGCCGATGTATCAGCAATATTTAATTTGGATAAAGAACATTCTCCTTGAGGGGGATTTTGGCAGGTCGTTTCAGTGGAATCAACCGGTCTCGGAAATCATTGGTGAACGACTTGCATTAACGATTCTAATATCGATTTTGTCTCTCATTTTCGTCTGGATCATCGCCATTCCCATTGGCATTTACTCCTCTGTCCGTCAATATTCTTTGTTCGATTATATCTTTACTTTCGTAGGATATATTGGGTTGGCGGTTCCGAGCTTTTTAATTGCACTACTGATTGTGTATTTTGTGTTTACAAACACAGGCGTCGCCATTACTGGATTGTTTAGCCCTGAATATATCGGTGAGCCATGGAGTTGGGAGAAATTCGGCAGTATGTTACAGCGAATTTGGGTTCCAGTTGTCATCGTAGGCATGTCAGGGACGGCTGGATTGATTCGTGTGACGAGAGCGATGATGCTGGATGAATTAAATAAGCAATATGTCGTTACAGCAAGAGCGAAGGGTGTAGAGGAAAAAAAGCTTTTGTTTAAATATCCAGTCCGGGTCGCCATTAACCCCTTAATTAGTACCATTGGGTGGACGCTACCGGCACTCATTTCAGGGGAAGCGATTGTCTCCATCGTGTTGAATCTGCCGACAACAGGCCCGATATTGCTTAATGCATTAATGAATCAGGATATGTACTTAGCAGGAAGTTTTCTTCTGATTTTAAGCGTCTTAACGATTATTGGAACATTGATCTCCGATATTTTGCTGGCGATGTTAGATCCTCGCATCAGATTTGGGGGGTTAGACGAATGAAGCCAGTGGTGGATCATGAAAAACCTACTGTCATTCCTCAGGAAAAAGGTGTCGAAGCCTACGAATTGGCCTCGCAATGGAAGCTTATGTGGTGGAGGTTCCGAAAACACCACCTCGCCATCATCGCCGCACCAATACTGATTCTTTTGCTGCTCATTACAGCCTTTTGTGGCTTTTTAGGACCTCATCTTCCGAAGGACCGCTTTGTAGATTATAAAAATGCCCCGCCTCAGCAGATTCATTTTGTCGACGCCGACGGGAATTTTAGTTTACGTCCATTTGTCTATGATTTGGAGCTGGAAGTGGATGCAGGTTCATATTTAAGAACTTATCGTGAGGTGACCTCTCAAAAGCATGAGTTATCGCTTTTTGTTGAAGGTAAACCCTATCAGTTTTGGGGATTGTTTGAGACGAACATCCATTTCCTTGGACTGGAGGACCCGAGTGCACCTTTCTTCATTCTTGGAACAGATGAGTTGGGCAGGGATTTGTTCACACGTATTCTCTATGGGACACGAATATCGATTTCCTTTGCATTTGCCGGCATTCTCTTAACGCTTGTTTTCGGTTTGCTGCTCGGAGGCATCTCAGGGTACTTCGGAGGGATCACCGATACCATCATTCAGAGGATCATTGATTTGTTACTATGTCTACCTACCATTCCATTATGGATGGCTCTATCCGCATCATTGCCAAAGGATTGGACGCCAACGCAAATCTATTTTGGTATGGTCTTGATCTTCTCCATGGTCGGCTGGACAGGGCTGGCTCGTGTAGTGAGAGGGAAAATTCTATCACTCCGAGAAGAGGATTTCACAATGGCCGCTAGACTTGCAGGTGCCAGCCACTTACGCATCATTACCAAGCATTTGCTGCCGTCCTTCGCAAGCTACATCATTATCAACATCACCATTTCTATCCCTGCTTTAATTTTAGGGGAAACGGCATTAAGCTTTTTAGGTCTTGGCTTACAAGCACCTGCCGTTAGCTGGGGTGTACTCTTGGAGGATGCACAGCACTTGGAAAGTATCGCGTTCCATCCATGGCTGCTTTGGCCAGCAGCATTTGTTGTCGTCACTGTGCTCGTATTTAATTTCTTAGGCGATGGGTTGCGAGATGCTGCAGATCCATACAAATAAGATGGGGGTTGGAGAAAGATGGGCGATACGATTCTCGATGTAAAAAATCTTAAAGTGCACTTTGACCTGGATGAGGGATTATTAAAAGCAGTCGATGGCGTCGATTTTACCCTGAAAAGGAAGCAGACACTTGGCATTGTTGGTGAGAGCGGAAGTGGAAAAAGTGTTTCTGCTCAATCTGTCTTACGAATCGTTTCATCAAAGGCAAAGGTGGAGGGTGAACTTTTACTGTATCGAGCAGCGGGTCAAGAACCGATTGATCTGGCGCAGCTAAAAGCAAATGGAGCAGAAATTCGCTCCATCCGCGGCGGGGACATTGCCATGATTTTTCAAGAACCAATGAAGGCGTTTTCGCCAATTCATACGATCGGCAACCAAATTATCGAAGCGATCCTTCTTCATCATACGACCAATAAAAACGAGGCAAAGAAGATTGCCATTCAAGCGCTTCGTGATGTTGGGATGTCCAATCCAGAGCAAAGGTACGACCAGTACCCCCATGAATTATCGGGAGGAATGAGGCAGCGTGCAATGATTGCTATGGCCCTTTCCTGTAATCCGTCGATCCTCATTGCCGATGAGCCAACAACGGCGCTGGATGTAACCGTTCAGGCCCAGGTGCTGGACTTAATCAATGCATTAAAAGAAAAGCATGATACGTCCGTCATGTTTATTACGCACGATCTCGGGGTGATTGCAGAAACAGCAGATGAGGTCGCTGTGATGTATTTGGGGCAGATCGTTGAATACACGGACGTAGACACTTTATTTCATGGTGCACAGCATCCTTATACGAGAGCGCTTTTGGAGTCAATGCCATCTGTCGCTAAGGAGGGAAGGCGTCTCAAAGCAATTGAAGGAACCGTGCCAACGCCAATCAATATGCCAAAAGGTTGTCGTTATTACACACGCTGTACATTAGCTCAGGATGGCGTCTGCAATGTAGATGATATCGAGATGGTGCCTGTTCATGAAGGCCATGGAGTTAGGTGTCTCTTCGCAGAACCGTCTCCCAAAGGTGAAGGAGAGGTTGCTTATGGCAAATAACAGTCCGATCGTAGAAGTCAATGGTATGAAAAAGTACTTTCCAATTAAAAAAGGATTCCTAAAACGGACCGTTGGCTATGTAAAGGCAGTTGATGATGTGACTCTTTCCATATATGAAGGAGAAACGTTTGGTCTGGTTGGGGAATCTGGTTGTGGGAAGACCACTCTTGGGCGCTGTCTGCTGCGAGCCATCGAACCGTCGGAAGGAGCGGTTCACTTTCTCAATTCATCAGGGCAAATGACAGACATTACTCAGTTGAAATACCAAAAACTAAGGTCGCTCAGAAAAGATATGCAGCTTATTTTTCAGGACCCGTATTCTTCATTAAATCCTCGTATGACGGTGCTGAATATCATCGGGGAACCATTAATATGCAACAAGCTGGCAAAAGGAAATGACCTCAAACAGCGAGTGAAGGAATTAATGGAAATTGTTGGTTTGAACAGTAAACATGTAGAACGTTATCCTCATGCATTTAGTGGTGGTCAGCGACAACGGATTGGCATTGCGCGAGCACTTGCCACTGATCCGAAGTTTATTGTCTGTGACGAGGCAGTTTCTGCCCTTGATGTGTCCATTCAAGCCCAAATATTAAATTTATTGCTCGATTTGCAGGAGAGATTTCAATTGAGCTTTCTATTCATCTCCCACGATTTAGGCGTGATTGAACATATCTCAGACCGTGTTGGTGTGATGTATGTCGGTAAGCTGGTCGAAATGGCACCAACAAAGGAGCTCTTTAACCGCCCAAGTCATCCTTATACAGCAGCCCTATTGTCTGCCAAACCAACCTCGGATCCAAGAGTGAAAAAACAACGCATTTTATTGGAGGGAGAGGTAGCAAATCCAGCAGATCCTCCTTCCGGCTGTTATTTTCACCCAAGATGCAAATTTGCTGAGGACATTTGTCGCCAGAGTGTGCCGGCATTTCGTGACATTTCACCAGGGCACAAGGTGGCTTGCCATTTTGCAGGAGAACTAAATTTACAAGGAGCTGCTGCGCAGTGACTATTTTATTGCTTCTGGTTGCTTTTACAGTCTCCCTTATTATCGCGGTGGTCATCTCGTTGTTCATTATTCAATTGTTTATGAAGCAGGTGATTGGCAAAAAACATTCGGACTTGCAAGATATATGCGACTCGGAGGACGTACCCGCGCGTTGGTCTGACAGGTTTGAGAAAAAGGTAGAAAGATTGAAGAGCGATCAACAGATGAAAAGGGTAAGGCGACTCGCTAATAAGACGTACATCCGAAAGCTGAATCGTCTAATTGCCTACACGAAGCATACTCGGTTGGTCGAAAACGAAGAGGTTCGAGAGCAGCTGTTGAATGACTTAAAGGCATTAGTCGTCGAAAAAAGGCAAAGCCTTCATCACAATGCCTGAGATGCAAACCAACCGTAATAGCTTGCTGGTGATGTTTCTTTCCTACGTCTTAGCAGGAGTGACAGGTTTGATCGGACTGTTTAACTGGGTGTACTTCAGAACGCTCGTGCTCAACGTGCTTGAAGTGAGCTCGATTAATCCATGGTCATGGAAAATCATTGACAATGTCAGCTTTATTGTTTTTGGCATTGGCTGGCTTTTGGTTGTCCTCTGTAGCCAGTATATGTACACAAAAGCGTTAAAACAAAGCAATGTCTTGAACGTCTTCTGTGTCTTTACTGGCTATCAGTTTTTCTTGCTTTTTCTTTGTTCAGCCGTTTCAATGGTCATTAATTCAGGTGATATGTCTCTGCTTCGCTGGTTCATTTGGGGAGGCGAAGGTGTGGCAGGGGTTGTCTGTTTTTTCATCGGATACACCAGGTCAAAGCCCTCTGCCATGGAAAATCATACGAAAAAAGGAGATGCCTTATGAACATTGGCGTTGTAACAAGATCTTTCCCGGAAATGAGCAATAAAGAAGCCGCAGCCTTTATGGCAAAAAACCACTTTACATCTACGGAGCTCTGCTTCTCCCAAACCGATTCAAACTTTTGGGTTTACAATGGTCGATCTGATCTGTCTCATCTTACTAGTGAGAGGGTGGGTGACATCATCGACATCTACAGAGGCGCTGGGATTGATGTGACAGCCATCGGGGTGTTTACAAACCTTATGGAAACCAATGCGCAGGAGCTTGAACAAAACCTCGCCTATTTTGAGAGGCATATGGAAATGGCGGCAGCCTATGATGTTGCATATGTGTCGACCGAATGTGGGTTTCTTCCAGGAAAGCGAGGCATTCAGCTCGACACGTATGAATCTGCCTTCACTTCATTTGTGGAAACGATAAAAATTCTGACAGAAAAAGCGGAAAAACATAAGGTGACGATCGCATTAGAACCATGTGTGTTGGATATTGTGCCAAGTGCAAAACGAATGGCCGATTTGTTGCATCAGGTAGGCTCGAACCATCTTAAAGTACTGCTGGACCCAGCCAATTTAATCGCTAACAGCTCAGAGGAAGACATGTTTTTCTATCTAGGAAAGCATATTGCTTATTTTCACGGGAAAGATCGAAAGGTGAACGATGCCAGAGGGAGAATTGTCGGGGACGGGGATATTCAATGGGAACGATTTGTAAAGCTGTATCATCAACATACTGAAGGCATTCCGATGATTTTAGAATATGTGAATGCCGATAATGCCGCTATGGTCCGTGACAGAGTCATGCAAGCGGACGCTCGCCTATAATTGAACTGCCCTTAACGTCTTCTGACTGTTA is a window from the Aureibacillus halotolerans genome containing:
- a CDS encoding AraC family transcriptional regulator codes for the protein MDEYTPSEVFLGPLTTICPTVNYANQMTVPAGTIWGPRIIPDCQLLYVLSGQTTVRLGPQKYTLRAGNTIFYGADSPHHIEATHTDASSFVSLHFDWDCPSFDPVHPGDGICECPESALDQHPKAYVVDLYDSGKMAFPHVIEMPGLESLFIQIAREFMFGRIGYEVIVRGMLSQLLAIILRYQANEGRSPEAHRKIAPALEAVKRQLHSSWDAKELASLCGYHPAYFATLFKEATGQSPKNYLIQERIRKAKLLLLDPGSIESVAEQLGYTSLHYFCRNFKEVTGQTPSQFRKESISL
- a CDS encoding Gfo/Idh/MocA family protein; amino-acid sequence: MKRTDGMQKVAVVGVNHIGRIHCKVYDQNPDCQLVAVCDLDQAVADRVAAEFQVKAYTDVAIMFQQEDVNLISVATAGEENGSHHYQPVMEALHAGKHVFVEKPISNNIHEAKEMVALAEEKNVYLACDLNHRFVPAAYTAKDWIKRGEIGDILFVNMKLMIRNQKESSPWLQLRALHPHSLDVMRYFAGDVKRVQAFMLKAPGRDIWSTASIHVEFRSGAIGHLTGSYDMSMRHPIEQCEVGGTKGRFVLDNIYEHLHLYPHEKDEATVVRNSIMNGVSGFEETFKRRIDCFIQEMTDGIAPSDIEASGADALAVQLVIEAAIRSHQEGGKVIDVSYDASYR
- a CDS encoding sulfatase, yielding MKTIFISLDTLRADRLGCYGYPLPTSPYMDQIASQGVLFEQAFAADIPTEVAHTGIFTGKVGLTTGVVAHGSDASFLPKSVPWLPTLLRKAGYTTAAVDNLYHLKEWFARGYRYYINTIGDTRWIDGRTINDLALPWIEQHVEEDFFLFLHYWDPHTPYLPPKQHTGAFYDQRRDPYDRKHQSMEAAYNHRAYPFFKHHHYDLLGPVTDAAYVNALYDAEIRYLDGLLEELDQHLDRLGIKDDTLLVLFGDHGESLTEHDIYWDHCGLYETTVRVPMILRWPGQIPQGRRVPGLVQQVDLMPTLLQAFNLDAPVGMDGKSLWPAIQGKTDGTHDTVFLSECAWQAARGIRTSTHKYIHTYDSGPFVRPTRELYDLRNDPGEDVNLAASQSALADQFEQELQQWVEKKLLGKTDPMKEIYQKQGLPFRRRIEAILNQVGLTWEEWLENPDKERFDRLHNQAMTRQ
- a CDS encoding AraC family transcriptional regulator, whose product is MSILTSNEHLDQKSFPFSIRKVLHAQDNAPPVHGHDFVELIYVIYGEAKHFFEGQLNRLCAGDVFIINPGEVHTYHIEKGKQIEIVNCLFLPELIQDTWLKALGITQSMDYFYVHPFLKPTERFHHCLNLRGKASTHVLHLLEGMHSEYEAQQSGYSTLIRLKLVELLICLSRYYTDMTENAKPSPYEHDRQMLIRRMCGFLDRHHDQKITTTTLAELFNVSTRQLGRVFKEETGMTIVEMIHSIRIEKAKYLLDQTDDKVIHIANKVGYEDQAFFSRLFRRLVGVSPGKYRAQGVDGMGQE
- a CDS encoding ABC transporter substrate-binding protein; this translates as MKSTLFFVRVQCVLLVVLLALSACSKAEETNSNRSEVNNEQEISEKSVEEVFAKDFPTPERSNYLQSPTVEKMDLPPVQQRLPDNPKITNEMTETMLDYQIGNYGGTLNTVTGSVNWDADVFVMNVEPLLNTPGILGEEITGNVLEGYEVTPDQKTFTFHLRKGLKWSDGEPVTMEDVRFAVEDVLFNEELMPTFPSWLRASGKASGEPMSFNVIDEESFTISFTEPYGGFPMRLAIEGWRNYHDFIKPAHYLKPFHKTYADPEALTAAIEEADFETDENGWINLFNKKDVISNEMAHPEAVGFPVLYPWTLVENNKTTMLFQRNPYYFKVDVAGKQLPYIDEIRSEYVQDMEIINLKVLSGEVDFAREATALNKMALYKKGEENGGYQAGLYDMHITPTDFFLNMTYEDPTWREVVRDERFREALNLALNKEEIIDTMYYGLTETSDFISDEFNVQKANQLLDDMGMKMGTDGYRKAPNGEDFSIPFVVQDAAPDIVPLTQIIVQQWEALGLNVSMRTIDGALWGTRNAANELQATMIWTHTPLWYMADWGVEFWGPLWESWWLTNGAEGEEPPDDVKEFYQLLDKLYTTPTEQAGTEVFAQIREEMGDHLWYFTPIQNVKQPLIFSKNLRNLAEEGYAIGLNFSGEQFFFADPSKE
- a CDS encoding ABC transporter permease produces the protein MLSFIGHRLLQLIPLLIAISIIIFVIIQLPPGDYLTTYIQELELSGTAVSEGTVQALQKQYGLDQPMYQQYLIWIKNILLEGDFGRSFQWNQPVSEIIGERLALTILISILSLIFVWIIAIPIGIYSSVRQYSLFDYIFTFVGYIGLAVPSFLIALLIVYFVFTNTGVAITGLFSPEYIGEPWSWEKFGSMLQRIWVPVVIVGMSGTAGLIRVTRAMMLDELNKQYVVTARAKGVEEKKLLFKYPVRVAINPLISTIGWTLPALISGEAIVSIVLNLPTTGPILLNALMNQDMYLAGSFLLILSVLTIIGTLISDILLAMLDPRIRFGGLDE
- a CDS encoding ABC transporter permease — translated: MKPVVDHEKPTVIPQEKGVEAYELASQWKLMWWRFRKHHLAIIAAPILILLLLITAFCGFLGPHLPKDRFVDYKNAPPQQIHFVDADGNFSLRPFVYDLELEVDAGSYLRTYREVTSQKHELSLFVEGKPYQFWGLFETNIHFLGLEDPSAPFFILGTDELGRDLFTRILYGTRISISFAFAGILLTLVFGLLLGGISGYFGGITDTIIQRIIDLLLCLPTIPLWMALSASLPKDWTPTQIYFGMVLIFSMVGWTGLARVVRGKILSLREEDFTMAARLAGASHLRIITKHLLPSFASYIIINITISIPALILGETALSFLGLGLQAPAVSWGVLLEDAQHLESIAFHPWLLWPAAFVVVTVLVFNFLGDGLRDAADPYK